The following are from one region of the Gammaproteobacteria bacterium genome:
- a CDS encoding Ig-like domain-containing protein → MHFSEDVVPGSGNIVVTNGTDTRLIAVDDSSQVTFSGSKVIINPSTNLVPNTTYHVEMANGVIADYSGNPYTGIDDPSTLNFTTTPDTAPPTLNWSWPFDGQSFKIDDSITLNFNEEIMAGTGNIIISNGTDTRTIAIDDASQVTINNPTGFGTVNYGSITINPTEDLISNSTYSIQIAAGVVTDTSGNAWAGINDALSFSTIGPGPILNWSNPGDNATDFQMDSNIELFFDEAVKPGSTGNIIISNGSDTRVISINDSSQVTFDGYSGVIINPTTDLVPNTHYSIKIDNGAITDLDGNPYAGISDDTALDFSTIPTDPLLTWSDPADDSADFQVDRNIELDFNEAVKAGDTGNIVISNGTDTRTIAINDASQVTFNGSKITINPTADLIANSSYSIKIDNGAISDLDGHTYAGISDDTSLNFTTIPSNPLLISSSPADDTSGVAVGDNVVLNFNEEIKPASGNIVISNGSDTRTISINDSSQITFSDSKFGGNQIFINPTADLIPNTAYHIEIDASAITDTAGNHYAGISDDTTLNFTTADSTGLALATPAIVGVSDISESFFPVH, encoded by the coding sequence TTGCATTTCAGCGAAGACGTCGTACCAGGATCCGGCAACATCGTCGTCACTAATGGCACGGATACTCGTCTCATCGCTGTGGATGATAGCAGTCAGGTCACATTCAGTGGCAGCAAGGTAATCATTAATCCCAGCACCAACCTGGTGCCCAATACTACTTACCATGTCGAGATGGCCAATGGCGTGATTGCCGATTATTCCGGAAATCCCTACACCGGAATTGATGATCCATCCACGCTCAACTTTACCACGACCCCCGATACCGCCCCACCGACACTGAATTGGAGTTGGCCATTTGATGGGCAATCATTCAAGATCGACGACAGTATCACCCTGAATTTCAATGAAGAAATCATGGCGGGGACCGGTAACATCATCATCAGCAACGGAACTGATACCAGAACCATCGCAATTGATGATGCCAGTCAAGTAACCATCAATAACCCCACCGGATTCGGCACAGTCAATTACGGTTCAATCACCATCAACCCTACCGAAGATTTGATTTCTAATTCTACCTATAGCATCCAGATTGCCGCTGGTGTCGTTACCGATACATCAGGCAATGCTTGGGCGGGAATCAATGATGCACTGAGCTTTAGTACGATCGGTCCCGGTCCGATTTTGAATTGGAGCAACCCGGGGGACAATGCCACCGATTTTCAGATGGACAGCAATATCGAGTTATTCTTCGATGAGGCCGTTAAACCGGGCAGCACTGGCAATATCATCATCAGCAATGGCTCCGATACGCGTGTCATCTCGATCAATGACAGCAGCCAAGTGACATTTGATGGTTACAGTGGCGTAATCATCAATCCAACAACTGATCTGGTGCCGAACACACATTACAGCATCAAGATCGATAACGGCGCTATCACCGATCTGGATGGTAACCCGTACGCCGGAATCAGCGATGACACCGCACTGGACTTTTCGACAATTCCAACCGATCCACTCCTGACTTGGAGTGATCCTGCTGATGATTCTGCAGACTTTCAGGTCGATCGCAATATCGAGCTGGATTTCAATGAAGCAGTCAAGGCTGGAGATACTGGCAATATCGTTATCAGCAATGGTACTGACACACGCACTATCGCAATTAATGATGCCAGCCAGGTAACTTTTAATGGTAGTAAGATCACTATTAATCCTACTGCCGATCTGATCGCCAACTCTAGCTACAGCATTAAGATCGACAACGGCGCCATTTCCGATTTAGACGGCCATACTTATGCTGGTATCAGTGACGATACGTCGCTCAACTTTACGACAATACCTAGCAATCCTCTATTGATTAGCAGTTCACCGGCAGATGATACCAGCGGTGTTGCAGTGGGTGACAATGTTGTTCTCAATTTCAATGAAGAGATAAAACCGGCAAGCGGGAACATTGTGATTAGTAATGGTTCGGATACGCGAACGATTTCGATCAATGATTCGAGTCAAATAACATTCAGTGATAGTAAGTTTGGTGGCAATCAAATTTTCATCAATCCGACTGCCGATTTGATTCCCAATACGGCTTATCATATTGAAATTGATGCAAGCGCAATTACCGATACTGCCGGAAATCATTACGCAGGAATCAGCGATGACACCACACTCAACTTCACGACGGCCGATAGCACTGGATTGGCTCTTGCCACTCCAGCAATCGTCGGAGTATCGGATATTAGCGAGTCGTTTTTTCCAGTTCACTAA
- a CDS encoding exosortase system-associated protein, TIGR04073 family, producing the protein MRSIVKLSLVLSILFLFSSQAVASDSYVNNSAEKLASGVANVVTGWLELPKNIILTSQKDGPVYGITIGLGMGVMHSVGRTLVGVLDAATFLIPTKPSVNPPFIWQDFSRETSY; encoded by the coding sequence ATGAGGAGCATTGTTAAACTGTCTTTGGTGCTTTCAATATTGTTCCTTTTCTCGTCCCAGGCTGTCGCTTCCGATAGTTATGTGAATAACTCGGCTGAGAAACTCGCGAGTGGTGTTGCCAATGTAGTAACTGGCTGGTTGGAGTTACCCAAGAATATTATTTTAACCAGTCAAAAAGACGGGCCGGTTTACGGTATTACCATCGGACTGGGAATGGGAGTGATGCATTCTGTCGGGCGCACCTTGGTGGGTGTGTTGGATGCAGCTACTTTTCTGATTCCTACTAAACCATCGGTTAATCCGCCTTTTATCTGGCAAGATTTTTCACGGGAAACTTCCTACTGA
- the htpX gene encoding protease HtpX — protein sequence MKRIILFLATNLAIVVVLSITLRLLGVEKILDAQGTGLNINSLLVFAAVFGFGGSLISLALSKWTAKRFTGAQIIEMPRNAQEHWLVTTVQRQAQAAGIGMPEVAIYDAPDVNAFATGMSRNDALVAVSTGLLNTMSQDEAEAVLAHEVSHIANGDMVTLALIQGVVNTFVIFLSRVIGHTVDRVIFKTEEGHGPAFWVTNIIAEIVLGVLASIIVMWFSRQREFRADAGGASLAGREKMIAALRRLQMIHEPAHLPDQLAAFGISGGSNGFSRLFMSHPPLEERIAALEMQ from the coding sequence ATGAAAAGAATCATTCTCTTTTTAGCAACCAACTTGGCGATCGTCGTCGTATTGAGCATTACGTTACGGTTACTCGGTGTTGAGAAAATACTGGATGCACAAGGAACTGGCTTGAATATCAACTCGCTGTTGGTATTCGCAGCGGTATTCGGATTCGGCGGTTCTCTGATATCGCTTGCGCTCTCCAAATGGACTGCTAAGCGTTTTACCGGCGCACAAATCATCGAAATGCCACGCAATGCACAAGAACACTGGCTGGTTACCACAGTACAACGCCAAGCGCAAGCAGCCGGCATCGGCATGCCGGAAGTGGCGATTTACGATGCGCCGGACGTCAACGCTTTTGCTACCGGCATGTCACGGAACGATGCACTGGTTGCAGTCAGTACCGGTCTCCTGAATACCATGAGTCAGGATGAAGCCGAGGCTGTATTGGCGCATGAAGTCAGTCATATCGCCAACGGCGATATGGTCACACTGGCGTTGATCCAGGGCGTCGTCAACACATTTGTCATCTTCCTGTCGCGTGTTATCGGTCATACCGTGGATCGCGTCATCTTCAAAACGGAAGAAGGCCATGGCCCCGCTTTCTGGGTTACCAATATCATTGCTGAAATCGTGCTCGGCGTGCTGGCCAGCATCATCGTCATGTGGTTCAGCCGTCAACGCGAGTTTCGCGCCGACGCCGGCGGAGCAAGTTTAGCGGGAAGGGAAAAAATGATTGCCGCCTTGCGGCGCCTGCAGATGATTCATGAACCAGCGCATTTGCCCGATCAACTGGCTGCTTTCGGTATTTCCGGCGGCAGTAACGGATTTTCACGCTTGTTCATGTCGCATCCGCCTTTGGAAGAAAGAATCGCGGCTTTAGAGATGCAGTAA
- a CDS encoding patatin-like phospholipase family protein, which yields MNHPSSAKTVLSLDGGGSHLLIQLGVLACLEDDTGASTYDLFDLIAGSSSGGLITCLILGRQFSANRIIEKILQEKLLQEIMTEQRFGRLLRTLQVRPKYQGIPKKLALQRELGDVKLSSLAKRIFIPCFNLNQDQLEIFTNGSQPDFLLSEIADACTAAPSYYPPVQMQDGGWRIDGGVGMNNPGFSAYLYAQRCWHQHDIKLLSIGSGWRSFAINGTKARSYGGLQWSVQGIASIILREKMMTNVKTTAEVLGNQALYINHHLKDYDMPDHMDSANSTIVQQKALNIGKRWYALHREQIHALLQL from the coding sequence TTGAACCATCCATCGTCAGCGAAAACCGTTTTAAGCCTGGACGGCGGCGGCAGCCACCTGCTGATTCAATTAGGTGTGCTGGCTTGTCTGGAAGACGATACCGGCGCTTCCACTTACGATTTGTTCGATCTGATCGCCGGTTCTTCATCCGGTGGATTGATCACCTGTTTGATTCTCGGGCGGCAATTCAGCGCAAACCGTATCATCGAAAAAATTTTGCAGGAAAAGTTACTGCAAGAAATCATGACAGAGCAGCGTTTCGGCCGTTTGCTGCGCACCCTGCAAGTCCGGCCCAAATATCAAGGAATCCCGAAGAAACTGGCGTTACAGCGGGAACTAGGTGATGTGAAACTGTCGTCCCTCGCCAAGCGGATTTTTATTCCCTGTTTCAATCTCAATCAAGATCAACTGGAAATTTTTACCAACGGCAGTCAACCGGATTTTTTACTCAGCGAAATTGCCGATGCCTGCACAGCCGCGCCCTCCTATTATCCGCCGGTGCAAATGCAAGATGGCGGCTGGCGCATCGACGGTGGCGTCGGTATGAACAATCCCGGCTTCAGTGCTTATCTCTACGCACAACGCTGCTGGCATCAGCATGACATCAAACTGCTTTCGATCGGATCGGGCTGGCGCAGTTTTGCCATTAACGGCACCAAAGCCCGTAGTTACGGCGGATTGCAATGGTCGGTGCAAGGTATCGCCTCGATCATCTTGCGGGAAAAAATGATGACCAATGTAAAAACCACCGCGGAGGTTCTCGGCAATCAAGCGCTATATATCAATCATCATTTGAAAGACTATGACATGCCGGATCACATGGATTCGGCCAATAGCACCATCGTGCAACAGAAGGCGCTGAACATCGGTAAACGCTGGTATGCCCTGCATCGCGAACAAATTCATGCGTTGCTGCAACTCTGA
- a CDS encoding UDP-2,3-diacylglucosamine diphosphatase, which produces MIKNKAPIKVRSVWISDVHLGFRGCQAEALLHFLHSVETDYLFLVGDIVDFWSIKKSPYWPQHHTNVIRSILGKAKHGTKVIYVPGNHDEALRDCVGHVFGNVEIHQDYVHTTTDGKKLLVMHGDEFDMIIKNSRWLAKLGNIAYDTLLDLNHYFNGLRKFFGYSYWSLSAYLKLKVKNAVSYISSFEEALAHLAKDRGVDGVVCGHIHHAELREINSVLYCNDGDWVESCSTLLEHLDGSLELVFWSERFEQHKNLVQAELLASKRAA; this is translated from the coding sequence ATGATTAAGAACAAGGCTCCTATCAAGGTACGAAGCGTTTGGATTTCGGATGTGCATCTCGGATTTCGCGGTTGTCAGGCGGAAGCCTTACTACACTTTTTGCATTCGGTGGAAACCGATTATCTGTTTCTGGTCGGCGATATCGTCGATTTCTGGAGTATCAAAAAGAGCCCCTATTGGCCGCAACATCATACCAATGTTATCCGCTCCATTCTGGGAAAAGCCAAGCACGGCACCAAAGTGATCTATGTACCGGGTAATCACGACGAAGCATTGCGGGATTGTGTCGGTCACGTATTCGGCAATGTCGAAATTCACCAGGATTATGTGCACACCACCACCGACGGCAAAAAGCTGCTGGTCATGCACGGCGATGAATTCGACATGATCATCAAAAACAGCCGCTGGCTTGCCAAGCTGGGCAATATCGCATACGACACCTTGCTCGATCTGAATCACTACTTCAACGGTTTGCGTAAATTTTTCGGTTACTCGTATTGGTCTCTATCGGCTTACCTGAAGTTAAAAGTCAAAAACGCGGTCAGTTACATCAGCAGTTTTGAAGAAGCATTGGCACATCTGGCCAAGGACCGCGGTGTCGATGGCGTTGTCTGCGGCCATATCCATCACGCCGAATTGCGGGAAATCAATTCCGTTCTCTATTGCAACGATGGTGACTGGGTGGAAAGCTGTTCCACTTTGCTGGAACATCTCGACGGGTCGCTGGAACTGGTGTTCTGGTCCGAGCGGTTTGAACAGCACAAAAATCTCGTACAAGCGGAATTGCTGGCCAGTAAAAGAGCGGCTTAA
- a CDS encoding diguanylate cyclase, whose product MEGLIVEPSRTYQKLLSTAIESGGLGTKQVSTGSEALSLLQKQPFDLVFIATHLQDMDGPMFSSQLRADSRTRQIPLVMITANDDKQFQDEAFSAGVTEIFCKHELDKITSYTVQFSRKRCSKAMSGRILYLDDSSYMTSTVTSLLSDCGYTVDHFSNGEEGLQAFQDHDYDLVLADTLLKGKFNGQAIVKTIRNLENDRRNVPLLVFSVLDDATHKVELLRSGVNDYVSKPLIQEELLARINTLISNKKLSSKAISQLAQMHELTMKDPLTGLYNRHFLLETAPSKLSEAARHSIPCSLIMIDIDRFKSINEKFGLASGDKVLKEIAAILTGSVRREDIAVRYGEEEFALLLLYCDISGAAVIAGKIRQSIENLQPSGIDITASLGVAELQSNSCNGFTDLLRAATEAVERSKSGGCNQVFVYHP is encoded by the coding sequence ATGGAAGGACTTATCGTTGAACCATCCAGAACTTACCAAAAATTGCTGTCAACTGCGATTGAATCGGGCGGACTAGGAACCAAGCAGGTATCAACCGGTAGTGAGGCGCTATCGCTACTGCAGAAACAGCCTTTTGATCTGGTTTTCATCGCCACTCACTTGCAAGATATGGATGGTCCCATGTTTTCGTCGCAATTGCGCGCCGATTCCCGCACCCGGCAAATTCCGCTGGTGATGATTACCGCAAATGATGATAAGCAATTCCAGGATGAGGCGTTTTCCGCCGGTGTCACCGAAATATTTTGCAAGCACGAACTGGATAAAATTACCAGCTACACCGTGCAGTTCTCCAGAAAACGATGCAGCAAGGCAATGAGCGGGCGAATTTTATACCTTGACGACAGCTCATACATGACAAGCACAGTAACCTCGTTGCTCTCGGATTGCGGCTACACGGTCGATCATTTCAGCAATGGCGAGGAAGGATTACAAGCATTCCAGGATCATGATTACGATCTGGTGCTCGCCGACACTTTGCTGAAAGGAAAATTCAACGGCCAGGCGATTGTAAAAACAATCCGCAACCTTGAAAACGATAGAAGAAATGTACCGCTGCTGGTCTTCTCGGTTCTTGACGATGCGACGCACAAAGTGGAATTGCTGCGTTCCGGTGTCAATGATTACGTCAGCAAACCGCTAATCCAAGAGGAATTGCTGGCACGAATCAATACGCTGATCAGTAATAAGAAACTGTCAAGCAAGGCAATCTCGCAATTGGCTCAAATGCACGAACTGACGATGAAAGATCCGCTCACCGGTTTATATAACCGCCATTTCTTGCTGGAAACGGCGCCATCGAAACTGAGCGAAGCTGCCCGGCATAGCATTCCATGCAGCCTGATTATGATCGACATCGATCGGTTCAAATCCATCAATGAAAAATTCGGTCTTGCCAGCGGAGATAAGGTATTGAAGGAAATAGCCGCGATACTCACCGGTTCTGTTCGCAGAGAAGATATCGCTGTCCGTTATGGCGAAGAGGAATTCGCGCTGCTGCTGCTTTATTGCGATATTTCCGGCGCGGCGGTTATCGCCGGAAAAATACGCCAATCGATCGAGAATCTGCAACCATCCGGTATCGATATCACCGCAAGTCTGGGCGTAGCCGAATTGCAATCCAATTCATGCAATGGCTTCACCGATCTGTTGAGAGCCGCCACGGAAGCGGTCGAGCGGTCTAAATCCGGCGGATGTAATCAGGTTTTCGTATACCATCCATAA
- the ftsB gene encoding cell division protein FtsB, producing the protein MKLLSFILLLLIAAMQYPLWLGKASWLKVWQVDQEVIAARAENLQLQNRNNKLEAEVNDLKQGLEAIEERARSDLGMIKEGEILFQIVRNSQQKPAQ; encoded by the coding sequence ATGAAACTGCTGAGTTTCATCCTGCTCCTGTTGATTGCTGCAATGCAATATCCGTTATGGCTTGGTAAAGCGAGCTGGCTAAAAGTCTGGCAAGTGGATCAGGAAGTAATCGCGGCGCGGGCGGAAAACTTGCAACTGCAAAATCGTAATAATAAGCTCGAGGCCGAAGTCAATGACTTGAAACAAGGCCTCGAAGCCATCGAAGAACGCGCCCGCAGCGATTTAGGCATGATCAAGGAAGGCGAGATACTCTTTCAGATCGTCAGGAATTCCCAGCAAAAGCCAGCGCAATAA
- a CDS encoding zinc carboxypeptidase, with protein MRAPPITNQPFPELEQIEAIIQENYAGHLRSQILCRVRSGDDSLPIYALTLGNRGPAVPCVTYVAGVHGLERIGTQVVIAFLEGLLERLKWDRVLADILQLVRINFLPIVNPAGMLSKTRANAQGIDLMRNAPVDSREKTILLAGGHRISPALPWYRGKSNEPMQAEAQALCDFIMQEVFPAPFSLVLDCHSGFGFRNQIWFPYARSRLEPIKHLKEICYLRNLFMQTYPHQDYLFEPQSQHYLVHGDLWDFLYLQSLEHHTIFLPLTLEMGSWRWIRKNPLQLRQLLGLYHPIKPHRLNRVLRSHLILMEFLLHATLSYHNWLERSDAKQLEQQALALWYP; from the coding sequence ATGCGTGCACCGCCAATAACCAACCAGCCGTTTCCGGAGCTCGAGCAGATCGAAGCGATTATTCAGGAGAACTACGCCGGGCATTTGCGCAGCCAAATACTGTGCCGGGTGCGGTCCGGCGATGACTCGTTGCCAATCTATGCGCTGACATTGGGCAATCGCGGTCCGGCGGTGCCGTGCGTGACGTACGTTGCCGGTGTTCACGGCTTGGAGCGTATCGGCACGCAAGTGGTCATCGCATTCCTCGAAGGGTTGCTGGAGCGGTTGAAATGGGATCGGGTGTTGGCGGACATTCTGCAGCTGGTGCGCATTAATTTCCTGCCGATCGTCAATCCCGCCGGGATGTTGAGCAAAACCCGCGCGAATGCGCAAGGCATCGATTTGATGCGCAATGCGCCGGTCGATAGCCGAGAAAAAACCATTTTGCTGGCTGGAGGCCACCGGATTTCACCGGCGCTGCCGTGGTATCGCGGCAAAAGCAACGAACCGATGCAAGCGGAAGCGCAAGCGCTGTGCGATTTCATCATGCAGGAAGTGTTTCCCGCGCCGTTCAGCCTGGTGCTCGATTGCCATTCCGGTTTCGGTTTTCGCAATCAAATCTGGTTTCCGTACGCCCGGAGCCGGTTGGAACCGATCAAGCACTTGAAGGAAATCTGTTATTTACGCAATTTGTTCATGCAAACCTACCCGCATCAGGATTACTTGTTCGAGCCGCAATCGCAGCATTACCTGGTGCACGGTGATTTGTGGGATTTTCTGTACTTGCAGTCGCTGGAGCATCACACGATTTTTCTGCCACTGACGCTGGAAATGGGATCGTGGCGCTGGATTCGCAAAAATCCGTTGCAATTGCGGCAGCTGCTCGGTTTGTACCATCCGATCAAGCCGCACCGGCTCAATCGTGTGCTGAGAAGCCATCTGATTTTGATGGAGTTTTTGCTGCACGCCACGTTGTCATACCATAATTGGCTTGAGCGTAGCGATGCGAAGCAACTGGAGCAACAAGCCCTGGCGCTGTGGTACCCATGA
- a CDS encoding lysophospholipid acyltransferase family protein has product MLDVDAMLKDYFPGSDVQSDKPLMKAASSLLKKVLHQDEINRFIETHRHLEGLEFNDAVLEHFNFSFQVSSKDRARIPDQRRVLIVANHPLGSLDGLALLKLVSEIRTDVKIVATILLDCIDPLRSLLLSVDNFSSVAKHRDNMNQIVAALEAEQAVIVFPTGEVSRISPLGVRDGKWKSGFISLAKKTQAPIVPVHIGGKNSAVFYGLSSIYKPLGTMMLVNEMFNKQGGEISFRIGKPIPWESIAAMDLSKKDVAKLMRKQVYLLGKKKKKELFKPIENIIHPVRTKQIRKELKASQLIGKTQDGKHIYLFDYLPNSSVMREIGRLRELSFRQVQEGTGNALDIDSYDRYYRHLILWDEDELEIIGSYRIGEAAEILKTRGADGLYTHSLFEFSPGFLPYLEQSIELGRSFIQPRYQNKRSLDYLWYGIGAYLHQHPQIRYLIGPVSMSTSLPKPAQQAIASFYHTLFGNNEQLAASRLPFEFDAVSDFAAYRNIIGEAEYKNAVALLKEKLDVSGVKVPVLYKQYVELCEPGGCEFLGFNIDPQFSNCVDALILVHVDAIKEKKYQRYIESHAIAMLEQNSA; this is encoded by the coding sequence ATGCTGGATGTCGATGCGATGTTGAAAGATTATTTTCCAGGCTCGGATGTGCAGAGCGATAAGCCGCTGATGAAAGCGGCATCTTCATTATTGAAGAAAGTGCTGCATCAGGATGAGATCAATCGCTTCATCGAGACGCACCGGCATTTGGAAGGGTTGGAGTTCAACGATGCCGTGCTGGAGCATTTCAATTTCTCGTTCCAGGTTTCCAGTAAAGACCGGGCGCGGATTCCGGATCAGCGCCGGGTGTTGATCGTGGCTAATCATCCCCTTGGTTCGTTGGATGGCTTGGCGTTGTTGAAACTGGTGTCGGAAATTCGTACCGATGTGAAAATCGTGGCGACGATCTTGCTGGATTGTATCGATCCGCTGAGAAGTTTGCTTCTGTCGGTGGATAATTTTTCCAGCGTGGCGAAGCACCGCGACAACATGAATCAGATTGTCGCCGCGCTGGAGGCGGAACAAGCGGTGATCGTGTTTCCCACTGGTGAAGTGTCGCGTATTTCACCGCTTGGCGTGCGTGATGGCAAATGGAAATCCGGCTTTATTTCGCTGGCGAAGAAAACCCAAGCGCCGATTGTGCCGGTGCATATCGGCGGCAAGAATTCCGCGGTGTTTTACGGGCTATCGAGTATCTACAAACCGCTCGGTACGATGATGCTGGTCAACGAGATGTTCAACAAGCAGGGCGGTGAGATTTCGTTCCGCATCGGCAAGCCGATTCCGTGGGAATCGATTGCGGCGATGGATTTGTCGAAAAAAGACGTGGCCAAACTGATGCGCAAGCAAGTCTATTTGCTCGGCAAGAAAAAGAAAAAAGAGCTGTTCAAACCGATCGAGAACATCATTCATCCGGTACGTACCAAACAGATCCGCAAGGAATTGAAAGCGTCGCAACTGATCGGCAAAACGCAGGATGGCAAGCACATTTATCTGTTCGATTATTTACCGAATTCCAGCGTGATGCGCGAAATCGGCCGCCTGCGCGAACTGTCGTTCCGCCAGGTGCAGGAGGGTACCGGTAACGCGCTGGATATCGACAGTTACGATCGCTATTACCGCCACTTGATTTTGTGGGACGAAGACGAACTTGAGATCATCGGTTCGTATCGTATCGGCGAAGCGGCGGAAATTCTCAAAACGCGCGGTGCGGATGGGTTGTACACGCACAGTTTGTTTGAGTTCAGTCCCGGTTTCCTGCCATATTTGGAGCAATCCATCGAGCTGGGCCGTAGTTTCATTCAGCCTCGTTACCAGAACAAGCGTAGTCTGGATTACTTGTGGTACGGTATTGGCGCCTATTTGCATCAGCATCCGCAAATACGTTACTTGATCGGGCCGGTGTCGATGAGTACGTCACTACCTAAACCGGCGCAACAGGCGATCGCCAGTTTCTATCACACCTTGTTCGGTAACAACGAGCAGCTGGCCGCATCAAGGCTGCCGTTCGAATTTGACGCGGTATCGGATTTTGCGGCTTACCGCAATATTATCGGTGAAGCGGAGTATAAGAATGCCGTGGCATTGCTGAAAGAAAAACTCGATGTATCCGGTGTCAAGGTGCCGGTACTGTATAAACAATATGTGGAATTATGCGAACCGGGCGGTTGCGAATTTCTGGGATTCAATATCGATCCGCAATTCTCAAACTGCGTCGATGCGCTGATTCTGGTGCATGTCGATGCCATCAAGGAAAAGAAATATCAGCGTTACATCGAGAGTCATGCAATTGCCATGCTGGAGCAGAATTCCGCCTAG
- a CDS encoding alpha/beta hydrolase yields the protein MNRPPHFVLLRGLWREARHWGGFPGHLQQRFPGASISTPDLPGNGLRNYETSPATIAGMTDALRQQIDLSQPIRLIALSMGGMIAIDWMTRYPAEIEAAVLINTSARPLSPFYHRLRWTAYPYILRIMFHSCVQREADILRLTSNRHQHDTKLLESWQQWQRQNPVSPISARNQFLAAMKFSVTTKPQQPLLVVTSPTDRLVDYRCSQKFAQTWNADYVEHESAGHDLPLDEPEWLVQVIWQWFD from the coding sequence ATGAACCGTCCGCCGCATTTCGTGCTGCTGCGCGGTTTATGGCGCGAAGCGCGGCATTGGGGCGGTTTTCCCGGTCATTTGCAGCAACGATTCCCCGGTGCGTCGATCAGCACACCGGATCTGCCCGGCAACGGCCTGCGCAATTACGAAACCAGTCCGGCTACCATCGCCGGGATGACCGATGCACTGCGCCAGCAAATTGATCTGAGCCAACCGATCCGGCTGATTGCGTTGTCGATGGGCGGCATGATCGCCATCGACTGGATGACACGCTATCCCGCCGAGATTGAAGCCGCGGTATTGATCAACACCAGCGCCAGACCGCTATCGCCGTTTTACCATCGCCTGCGCTGGACGGCTTATCCTTATATTTTGCGTATAATGTTTCATTCGTGTGTGCAAAGGGAAGCGGATATTCTGCGATTGACTTCCAATCGCCATCAACACGATACAAAACTGCTCGAATCCTGGCAGCAATGGCAGCGGCAGAACCCGGTATCGCCAATCAGCGCGAGAAACCAATTCCTCGCCGCCATGAAATTTTCAGTCACAACAAAACCGCAGCAACCGCTACTTGTCGTCACCAGCCCAACGGATCGGCTGGTGGATTACCGTTGCAGCCAAAAGTTCGCGCAGACCTGGAATGCTGATTATGTGGAGCATGAATCGGCCGGGCATGATTTGCCGCTGGATGAGCCGGAGTGGTTGGTTCAGGTCATCTGGCAGTGGTTTGATTGA